A genomic segment from Actinomyces lilanjuaniae encodes:
- a CDS encoding TPM domain-containing protein, translating into MPHTLPSPARALTLLTACGLLLAGGLAVPASALTAPAADLAGTRAALSALPALPGLPAYDTGYPLSSDASGSPTILTSHVTDELGILDRSAAEDVVARMASDYGVGLWVLTVSDSGRSAADLASAVLEESGLGEDAAVLVVNIPSDNPSARTYSFQTTAATSRISDSQLDRIDDALRQALSKQRYDAAVASIPESMSASGSVSPAVVSLGVGALAVGGGAAAWAAVRRRRRSPGAASATSAGTRGEGQPDALSLEELRVRAGSALVDADDTVRSAAEELSYAQAQFGLSATDAFTAALDRAREHVARSFELRQRLDDEIPETEAQQRQMSTEILGRCEAAVEEIRVQAEAFSQRRGIEASLPTSIAETTQRADETEQSITVAESLLVTLHAAYPQPSLSSVSQAPEQARRLLAAGRTALEQARSSVEQGQNVAAVEQVRIAQGAIAQAGDLAAQVTTARERLQGAGKALEAAIASISSDLVDAQRLADAVPEATLRPLVDDAQAAVEEGRAASGPTPSADPLAALDHLERAEAAIDAALASAREQEENISRARASVGSRLSRLGSQVEAVTAYITTHRGVVGASARTALSEASRHASAASAVQEADPVAALAEVAAGEPLVAQAQALAEADVRGGSGPSGSFGGPGADALGALVLGGILFGGGSGPRRYGGWGAPGPRPGAGFGGGGGFRGRGGGFGGGSGSRGRGGGF; encoded by the coding sequence ATGCCGCACACACTTCCATCCCCCGCCCGAGCCCTCACCCTGCTGACCGCCTGCGGCCTCCTCCTGGCGGGGGGCCTGGCTGTGCCCGCCAGCGCCCTGACCGCCCCCGCAGCCGACCTGGCGGGTACACGAGCCGCGCTGTCTGCACTGCCTGCACTGCCCGGGCTGCCCGCCTACGACACGGGCTACCCACTCTCCTCCGACGCCTCAGGCTCCCCAACGATCCTGACCAGCCACGTCACCGACGAGCTGGGGATCCTGGACCGCTCAGCCGCCGAGGACGTGGTCGCCCGCATGGCCTCCGACTACGGGGTCGGGCTGTGGGTGCTGACCGTCTCCGACTCCGGCAGGAGCGCGGCGGACCTCGCCAGCGCAGTCCTGGAGGAGTCCGGGCTGGGCGAGGATGCAGCCGTCCTGGTCGTCAACATCCCCAGCGACAACCCGTCAGCGCGCACCTACAGCTTCCAGACGACGGCAGCCACCTCCCGGATCTCCGACTCCCAGCTCGACCGTATCGACGATGCACTCCGACAGGCCCTGAGCAAGCAGCGCTACGACGCCGCCGTCGCCTCCATTCCGGAGAGCATGAGTGCATCCGGCTCGGTCAGCCCGGCCGTCGTGTCCCTGGGCGTGGGGGCACTCGCGGTGGGCGGTGGCGCCGCAGCCTGGGCTGCCGTGCGCAGGAGACGCAGGAGCCCGGGCGCGGCGAGCGCCACGAGCGCGGGGACCAGGGGCGAGGGGCAGCCTGACGCCCTGTCGCTTGAGGAGCTGCGGGTCCGGGCCGGCAGCGCCCTGGTAGACGCCGACGACACCGTACGCTCTGCGGCCGAGGAGCTGTCCTACGCCCAGGCGCAGTTCGGGCTGTCCGCGACAGACGCCTTTACCGCTGCCCTGGACCGGGCGCGTGAGCACGTGGCCCGGTCCTTCGAGCTGCGCCAGCGCCTTGACGACGAGATCCCCGAGACCGAGGCGCAGCAGCGCCAGATGAGCACCGAGATCCTCGGGCGCTGTGAGGCCGCGGTGGAGGAGATCCGCGTCCAGGCGGAGGCCTTCAGCCAGCGCCGGGGGATCGAGGCAAGCCTGCCGACCTCTATCGCGGAGACCACGCAGAGGGCCGACGAGACCGAGCAGTCCATCACTGTGGCCGAGAGCCTGCTGGTGACTCTGCACGCCGCCTACCCACAGCCCTCCCTCTCCAGCGTCTCCCAGGCTCCGGAGCAGGCCCGCAGGCTCCTGGCGGCTGGCCGCACCGCCCTGGAGCAGGCCCGTAGCAGCGTCGAGCAGGGGCAGAATGTGGCAGCCGTCGAGCAGGTGCGCATTGCCCAGGGGGCCATCGCCCAGGCGGGCGACCTGGCAGCACAGGTGACTACAGCGCGGGAACGTCTCCAGGGAGCGGGCAAGGCCCTGGAGGCGGCTATCGCCTCAATCTCCTCTGACCTGGTGGACGCGCAGCGGCTTGCCGACGCGGTACCCGAGGCGACCCTGCGCCCCCTGGTGGACGACGCGCAGGCAGCGGTCGAGGAGGGGCGGGCCGCCAGCGGGCCCACCCCGTCAGCAGACCCGCTGGCGGCACTCGACCACCTGGAACGGGCAGAGGCCGCCATCGACGCCGCCCTGGCGTCGGCACGGGAGCAGGAGGAGAACATCTCACGCGCACGGGCCTCGGTCGGCTCCCGCCTGAGTCGGCTGGGCTCCCAGGTGGAGGCAGTGACCGCCTACATCACCACCCACCGGGGCGTGGTGGGTGCCTCGGCGCGCACCGCCCTGAGCGAGGCCTCCAGGCACGCCAGCGCCGCCTCAGCGGTACAGGAGGCAGACCCGGTGGCAGCCCTGGCCGAGGTTGCCGCCGGTGAGCCTCTTGTCGCCCAGGCCCAGGCACTGGCGGAGGCTGACGTGAGGGGTGGCAGCGGTCCCAGCGGCTCGTTCGGCGGGCCTGGCGCTGACGCCCTGGGCGCCCTGGTCCTAGGCGGCATCCTGTTCGGCGGAGGCTCAGGACCCCGCAGGTACGGGGGGTGGGGCGCACCCGGTCCCCGCCCCGGCGCAGGCTTCGGCGGGGGCGGAGGCTTTCGAGGTCGCGGCGGAGGCTTCGGCGGGGGCAGCGGCTCCCGTGGCCGGGGCGGCGGCTTCTGA
- a CDS encoding PspA/IM30 family protein, with product MAEKQSILGRVAQLTRANINALLDRAEDPEKMLNQLVRDYSTSIAEAREAVAQTVGNLRLAEKDHEADLAEARDWGGKALAASRKADQLRAAGDAAGADKWDSLAKVALTKQINAENEAKAAEPLIASQRQVVDQLKNGLQQMELRLSELQSRRDQLLARQKTAEAQVKVHGAIQSINVLDPTSELARYEDQVRRVEAQAAGQAELAGSSLESQFAELEASGTSMEAEARLAALKTGQGTALPSATTSPAQITEGDEARLDAAFQELKAQTRPGEDDSSY from the coding sequence ATGGCTGAGAAGCAGTCGATCCTGGGACGTGTCGCCCAGTTGACCCGTGCCAACATCAATGCGCTCCTGGACCGAGCCGAGGACCCGGAGAAGATGCTCAACCAGCTCGTACGCGACTACTCCACCTCGATCGCCGAGGCACGTGAGGCCGTCGCGCAGACCGTGGGCAACTTGCGCCTGGCGGAGAAGGACCACGAGGCCGACCTGGCCGAGGCCCGGGACTGGGGCGGCAAGGCCCTGGCCGCCTCACGCAAGGCGGACCAGCTGCGCGCCGCAGGGGACGCCGCCGGGGCCGACAAGTGGGACTCCCTGGCCAAGGTCGCCCTGACTAAGCAGATCAACGCCGAGAACGAGGCCAAGGCGGCTGAGCCTCTCATCGCCTCGCAGCGCCAGGTCGTCGACCAGCTCAAGAACGGGCTGCAGCAGATGGAGCTGAGGCTCAGCGAGCTCCAGTCCCGGCGGGACCAGCTGCTCGCCCGGCAGAAGACCGCCGAGGCCCAGGTCAAGGTCCACGGGGCGATCCAGTCGATCAACGTCCTGGACCCCACCAGCGAGCTGGCCCGTTACGAGGACCAGGTGCGCCGGGTCGAGGCCCAGGCGGCAGGGCAGGCGGAGCTGGCCGGGTCCTCTCTGGAGTCCCAGTTCGCCGAGCTGGAGGCCTCGGGTACCAGCATGGAGGCGGAGGCCCGCTTGGCCGCCCTCAAGACCGGCCAGGGCACGGCGCTCCCCTCCGCTACTACATCCCCCGCGCAGATCACAGAGGGTGACGAGGCCCGGCTCGACGCCGCC